The sequence GATTACGCGATGCTCCTCTTCACCGATCCCATGGGGAAGATGATGTTGGCGGGGGCGATCGTCATGCAGATTCTCGGCGCGCTCGTGATTCGCAAAATCGTTAACATCAGGGTATAGCCGTGTCCAGCTCAGTGGCCGATTTTTTCAGTCTCGCAAAGCTGCTTCCGTTCGCCATCTTCGGCGTTGTGGCGTTAGGGACGTGGCTTGCAATGGAACTGCTCGGCGGGCGGAAAACCCGCGCCGACGAACGCTTCGACGACCTGCGCGACCCGACCGCGCGGCGCCGTGGGGAGGGGTTTAACGGGAGTCGAGCCGACGCGATGGCCCGTGCCTTCAAGAAGGCGACACCGGCCTTCGCCAGGCCGCTCGCGCCCAAGAATGAATTCGAGGCCAGCAAGCTCAAGGCCAGGCTTTCCGCCGCAGGATACCGCCGTGATTCGGACATGAGCATCTTCCTGGGATTCAAATTCATTGGATTTTTGCTGGGCCTTTTCCTCTTTGCAGGCACAACACTCGCTACGAGCGGCGCCACGCAGACAGCGCTCATCTACACGGTCTTCGGCACCGCCATGATGTTTTATCTTCCCGACATTTTCGTCGGAGTGATCGCCAGCAGACGCAAGAAAAGCATCTTCCTTTCAATGCCGGATGTGCTGGATCTGATGGTCGTTTGCGTCGAAGCGGGTTTGGGATTGGATCAGGCAATGCGCAAGGTCAGCGAAAAAATGAAGAAGATGGCCAGAGTCGTCGCCGAGGAGTTCAGCCTGTCGAACTTTCAATTGCAGATGGGGCGCCAACGGGCTGAAGTGCTGAACGAATTGGGTCTCCGCACCGGAGTTGATGATCTGCAAAGCCTCGCGACCATCTTGATTCAAGCCGACAAGTTCGGTTCAAGCGTCGCTCAGGCGCTTCGCTTGCAAAGCGATTCGATGCGTACCCGGCGCCGCCAGCTTGCCGAGGAGAAGGCGGCGAAGACGGCAGTGAAGCTCATTTTTCCACTGGTGATCTTCATCTTTCCGGGAATCCTCGTCGTGCTCGCCGGCCCAGCCGCGATCACGATGGTCAACAGCATGTTCCCGGCGATCGGGGGACATTAAGCGGGAGATGCGCGGGCCATGGTCGTGTGGACGTCTTCGGCGGGGCAGGCGAGTTGACCGGCGCAAAAAGTGCCCCTGGGCGTGTGCGGCATTCGCGGAATTGCCGTTCGGCACGTGACCGATTCCGGCCAAACTCTTTGGCCGCTGCTTGTTTAGGGCGGCGCGCGAGTGGTAGGATACGGTATATTTACCGGGCCGCTTCGTCGAACCCGGCTCTCAAAACCCGCGTATTCAATACAATTGCCCGTATTCAATACAATTGCCCCGCGATCGGTTTATCGACCCTCGCCTTTTACTTTGAGGAGTCTCGAATGCTTTCCCGACTTGGTCTGTTGGTTCCAGGTGTACTGCTGCTTTTGACTTCGGCCGTGGTGATCGCCGAAGAGACAAAGCCCACCGGCGACAAATCCCCGGCGGCCAAGTCGGACGCCGCCAATTCGGCCTCCGGCTCGACTACCGCAAAATCGACGGAGGCCAAGGCAGACAATAGCGCCAGCTCCGACGAATCCAGCTCCGGCGGGTCGGGGCGCGAGGGCAAATCAAAGTACGCACCGTTCGCAACCGTGACGAAGGACTATAAGTCGGTATCGGGCCTCGTTCCGCTCTTTCACAAGGAGGGGAGCGTACTGGCCGAGTTCTCAAACAGCACTTTGAATCGCGATTTCATCGTGGTGATTTCGATCGCCCGCGGCATCGGTCACGGGCAAATCCTGGGTGGCATGAGCTGGGGGGGCAACGGCGAGGACGCCATCTGGCAATTCCGCAAGGTGGACGACCATATCCAAGTGGTCCGCCGCAATGTCCGCTTCACCGCAGCCAAGGGAAGCCCCGAAGAGCGGGCGGTCGGCATCGCGTATACCGACAGCATCATGTTCAGCTTGCCGATCACTTCGATCAGTCCCAGCGGCGGATACATTGTCGATCTGAACCAAATCTTCATGACCGATTTTCCTGAAATCTCGCACGATCTGCCCGGCTATTCGTTTTCCGCGAATCGCTCGACTTGGGCCGAAGTGCGCGGCTATCCGGACAATGTCGAGTTGGAAGTGGCCGCCACCTACGGCTCGGCCGGGCTAATGGACCTCGATTCGGTCCCCGATTCGCGGGCCGTCACGATCAACATCCACTATTCGCTGAGCCTGTTGCCGCAGAACGGCTATCGCCCGCGGCTAGCCGACGATCGGGTCGGCTATTTCGTCACGGCGATGAAAGACTACTCGCACAAAGTGGACGACGACCGCTTCGTGCGCTACATCACGCGCTGGGACCTGCAAAAGGCGGAGCCCTCGGCGGAACAATCGCCGCCTAAGAAGCCGATCATCTTCTGGCTCGAGAAGACGGTGCCGTTCAAGTTCCGCAAGCCGATCCGCGAAGGAATTCTGGAGTGGAACAAGGCCTTCGAGA comes from Pirellulales bacterium and encodes:
- a CDS encoding type II secretion system F family protein, whose translation is MSSSVADFFSLAKLLPFAIFGVVALGTWLAMELLGGRKTRADERFDDLRDPTARRRGEGFNGSRADAMARAFKKATPAFARPLAPKNEFEASKLKARLSAAGYRRDSDMSIFLGFKFIGFLLGLFLFAGTTLATSGATQTALIYTVFGTAMMFYLPDIFVGVIASRRKKSIFLSMPDVLDLMVVCVEAGLGLDQAMRKVSEKMKKMARVVAEEFSLSNFQLQMGRQRAEVLNELGLRTGVDDLQSLATILIQADKFGSSVAQALRLQSDSMRTRRRQLAEEKAAKTAVKLIFPLVIFIFPGILVVLAGPAAITMVNSMFPAIGGH